The following proteins are co-located in the Leptidea sinapis chromosome 30, ilLepSina1.1, whole genome shotgun sequence genome:
- the LOC126973874 gene encoding sterol carrier protein 2 has protein sequence MGRKVYVVGVGMTKFVKPSPDRDYPELGKEAVEAALADARIKYGDVQQAVCGYVFGDSTCGQRVLYQVGMTGIPIYNVNNNCSTGSNALFLGKQLIEGGIADVILAVGFEKMAPGALGGGAYTDRTNPMDKHTLKMAELADLTGAPMTAQYFGNAGLEHMKKYGTKEVHFAKIAAKNHRHGMKNPRAQSTREYTVEEILKSRKIYGPLTKLECCPTSDGAGAAVLMSEDAVIRYGLQSKAVEIIGMEMATDTEAVFKENSLMKVAGTDMTALAADRLYKKTGISPMEIDVVELHDCFATNELITYEGLRLCGEGEAGKFIDAGDNTYGGRVVVNPSGGLIAKGHPLGATGLAQCAELVWQLRGEAGDRQVPRARLALQHNLGLGGAVVITMYRKGFVNAYPNQVAAIAGNAEDFKVYKYMKILEEAMQTDEDKLIEKVRGIYGFKVRGPGGKEGYWVINAKEGKGKVTYDGKDKCDVTFTINDDDVVDLISGKLNPQKAFFQGKIKIQGNMGLAMKLTDLQRSAAGRIDSIRSKL, from the exons ATGGGTAGAAAAGTATACGTAGTTGGTGTTGGAATGACAAAATTTGTAAAACCTAGTCCTGATAGAGACTATCCGGAACTAGGAAAGGAGGCTGTAGAAGCTGCTTTAGCTGATGCTCGTATCAAATATGGCGACGTACAGCAAGCCGTCTGCGGTTACGTATTTGGAGATTCCACTTGCGGGCAGCGCGTTTTGTACCAAGTTGGGATGACTGGTATACCAATCTACAATGTCAACAACAACTGTTCCACTGGCTCCAACGCCCTTTTTTTGGGCAAACAACTAATAGAAGGTGGAATAGCTGATGTAATTCTTGCTGTTGGCTTTGAGAAAATGGCGCCAGGTGCACTGGGCGGAGGAGCTTACACTGACCGAACAAATCCTATGGACAAGCATACCCTGAAAATGGCTGAGCTTGCTGATTTAACTGGGGCTCCAATGACTGCACAATACTTTGGTAACGCTGGTTTGGAACATATGAAAAAATATGGCACAAAAGAAGTCCACTTTGCCAAAATTGCAGCAAAAAATCATCGTCATGGTATGAAAAATCCCCGTGCCCAGAGTACTAGGGAATACACTGTTGAAGAAATTTTAAAGTCACGTAAAATATATGGACCACTTACAAAACTTGAGTGCTGTCCAACAAGTGATGGGGCGGGAGCTGCAGTTCTCATGTCTGAGGATGCTGTCATCCGATATGGATTACAAAGCAAGGCTGTTGAAATTATTGGAATGGAGATGGCGACAGACACTGAGGCAGTTTTCAAAGAAAATAGTCTGATGAAAGTAGCTGGTACAGATATGACTGCTCTAGCTGCAGACCGCCTATACAAAAAGACAGGAATATCACCAATGGAAATTGATGTTGTTGAGCTTCACGATTGCTTTGCCACCAATGAATTAATTACTTATGAAGGGCTTAGGTTATGTGGCGAAGGTGAAGCGGGCAAATTTATTGATGCTGGTGACAACACCTATGGGGGAAGAGTTGTTGTGAATCCAAGTGGTGGACTTATTGCCAAAGGTCACCCTCTCGGAGCAACTGGGCTTGCACAATGTGCCGAACTAGTCTGGCAACTACGAGGTGAAGCTGGTGATAGACAG GTACCAAGAGCTCGTTTGGCTCTTCAACACAACCTAGGACTCGGAGGTGCTGTTGTAATCACCATGTATCGCAAAGGTTTTGTCAATGCGTACCCCAATCAGGTTGCTGCCATTGCAGGCAATGCTGAAGATTTCAAAGTGTACAAATATATGAAAATCTTAGAAGAAGCCATGCAAACTGATGAAGATAAATTAATAGAAAAAGTGAGAGGTATCTACGGTTTCAAAGTCAGGGGTCCGGGTGGCAAGGAGGGATATTGGGTCATTAATGCTAAGGAGGGTAAAGGAAAAGTCACATATGACGGTAAAGATAAGTGTGATGTTACATTCACCATCAATGATGATGATGTAGTCGATCTTATTTCTGGGAAGCTGAATCCTCAAAAGGCCTTCTTCCAGGGCAAAATAAAGATTCAAGGTAACATGGGACTCGCAATGAAACTCACAGACTTACAACGTTCAGCCGCTGGTCGAATCGACAGCATCCGTTCAAAGTTGTAA